A genomic region of Pseudomonas frederiksbergensis contains the following coding sequences:
- a CDS encoding DoxX family protein: MISTSTFSSNTPADWALLWLRITGAALLLCVHGLPKLLNFQHELGLIEDPFGLGAHLTLMLAIFAEVFCPLLIAFGVLTRLASLPILFLLLVSLVLVHPEWSLGEGQFAWLLVIVFGALLIGGAGRLALGERLTRRYVFMSRVTRLFAKWLQPRSGS, from the coding sequence ATGATCTCCACCTCCACGTTTTCCAGTAACACACCGGCCGATTGGGCCTTGCTCTGGCTGCGGATCACGGGCGCAGCCTTGTTGCTCTGCGTCCACGGTCTGCCCAAGCTGCTGAACTTCCAGCATGAACTGGGCCTGATCGAAGATCCCTTTGGGCTTGGAGCGCATTTGACGTTGATGCTGGCGATATTCGCCGAAGTGTTTTGCCCGCTGCTGATTGCGTTTGGGGTGCTGACGCGACTGGCCAGTTTGCCGATCCTTTTCCTGCTGTTGGTTTCACTGGTGCTGGTGCACCCGGAGTGGAGCCTGGGCGAAGGGCAGTTTGCCTGGTTGCTGGTGATTGTATTCGGAGCGTTGTTGATCGGCGGCGCAGGGCGACTCGCTTTGGGCGAGCGTTTGACGCGTCGTTATGTATTCATGTCTCGGGTGACCCGTCTGTTTGCAAAATGGCTGCAGCCGAGATCCGGCTCATGA
- a CDS encoding N-acetyltransferase — MIRAFEARDVEAVLDIWLKASLVAHDFIDASFWHSQVENMRSLYIPASETYVIEQESRVVGFCSLHENQLAALFIAPEFQAKGFGKQLLAHAKALRTELTLGVYKSNTASCAFYLSQGFVVTCEQTDEQTGHPEYLMRTTEC; from the coding sequence ATGATCAGAGCATTTGAAGCACGCGACGTAGAAGCCGTGCTGGACATCTGGTTAAAAGCATCACTGGTCGCCCATGACTTTATTGACGCCTCTTTCTGGCATTCACAAGTCGAGAATATGCGAAGCCTATACATCCCGGCTTCGGAGACCTACGTTATTGAGCAGGAATCAAGAGTGGTGGGCTTCTGCTCGCTGCATGAAAATCAACTTGCCGCTCTGTTCATTGCTCCTGAGTTTCAGGCCAAGGGTTTCGGCAAACAGCTGCTTGCTCATGCCAAAGCCCTGCGAACTGAATTGACTCTTGGGGTTTACAAAAGCAACACCGCCAGCTGTGCGTTTTATTTATCACAAGGTTTTGTTGTGACGTGCGAGCAGACCGATGAACAAACCGGGCACCCGGAGTACCTAATGCGCACCACCGAATGTTGA
- a CDS encoding DsbA family oxidoreductase, whose protein sequence is MKRQASLTDIQVTYDFICPWCWIGGENLDRALAVTGLSATRRITYVPYQLNPNMPAQGMDRKTYRSGKFGSWARSQAMDAQVTQAGRAVGLVFDYERAEKTPNTLAAHRLIWRQQQIGTDASGLVKAIFKAYFAEGRDIGDVDVLVDIAGENGLDRDLTLSFLKSSEGISEVLALEAAAKARDVHSVPHLRMGSDVISGAQPVDVISQSLLAGERS, encoded by the coding sequence ATGAAACGCCAAGCATCCCTCACAGATATTCAAGTGACCTATGATTTCATCTGCCCTTGGTGCTGGATTGGCGGTGAAAATCTGGATCGTGCTCTGGCCGTTACTGGCCTGTCAGCCACTCGCCGCATCACTTATGTCCCTTATCAGCTCAACCCGAACATGCCGGCGCAAGGAATGGATCGCAAGACCTACCGCTCGGGCAAGTTCGGCAGTTGGGCGCGCAGCCAGGCCATGGATGCACAGGTCACCCAGGCCGGCCGCGCGGTGGGCCTGGTCTTTGACTACGAGCGCGCTGAGAAAACCCCGAACACACTCGCGGCGCACCGGTTGATCTGGCGTCAACAGCAGATCGGCACGGATGCGTCCGGACTGGTGAAGGCGATTTTCAAGGCCTATTTCGCCGAAGGGCGTGACATCGGGGACGTTGACGTGTTGGTCGACATCGCAGGCGAAAACGGCCTTGATCGCGACTTGACCCTGAGTTTCCTGAAGTCCAGTGAAGGCATCTCTGAGGTACTGGCTCTGGAAGCGGCGGCCAAAGCCCGCGATGTGCATTCGGTCCCCCACTTGCGGATGGGGTCAGACGTTATCAGTGGTGCCCAGCCGGTGGATGTGATCAGCCAGAGCCTGCTCGCGGGAGAACGTTCATGA
- a CDS encoding FAD-binding protein, which translates to MKTTKGSSDFITITEDSKTFSTLQKGFNLRWPPSTGTGAKRIYVCKTPEEVLDAANEALSQDFRITVRSGAHCYEGFVSNQLNNENLAIIDVGELKGFSHDADGEIQPLYEHDSHKPTQYKYAAFTGNQNWDGYVAMYKQSGKTIPGGSCYSVGVGGHISGGGYGLLSRLQGLTVDWVTGVDILIPDPANSEKMLVPVHVSPNSKLKTHRELFKACCGAGGGNFGIIIRYYFNDLPEAPQKAYWTTLSWEWSDFDKISFRKFLRGYYAWFAKNDSNATSNILSTANGGLFTLLKLNHIDSNPKVILAIQYTGRDGMVGDHERDAPFNNFLSAINSAAPGHGKLYDGFVLPNIAPRPHSMAGSTITKASPGLLMDWFYITQMINASGNNQRGKYKSAYQVDDFTDVECDAFYDNLSVPSTDGTFSQSLVQIDSYGGKINSLGQGDTAVPQRKSLLKSQYQTYWTDPAQDNVQLAWISKIYEDVYASQPNKRPGVDGRYEGCYINYPDVDMLLVNGVPNDSWLELYYGNRGLVEELILLKNQVDPKNLFRHQMSIPLARDRKRQ; encoded by the coding sequence ATGAAAACAACAAAGGGTAGTTCGGACTTCATTACAATAACTGAAGACAGCAAGACATTTTCAACCCTACAGAAAGGTTTCAATCTCCGCTGGCCCCCAAGCACCGGAACGGGCGCTAAGCGAATCTACGTATGCAAAACACCAGAGGAAGTGCTGGACGCTGCGAATGAAGCGCTATCGCAAGACTTTCGGATCACCGTTAGGAGCGGAGCACATTGCTATGAAGGTTTTGTATCAAATCAGTTAAACAACGAAAATTTAGCCATTATTGACGTGGGCGAACTCAAAGGTTTTTCTCATGACGCTGATGGCGAAATTCAGCCTTTATATGAGCATGACAGCCACAAACCCACACAGTATAAATACGCCGCTTTCACAGGCAATCAGAACTGGGACGGCTATGTGGCAATGTATAAACAAAGTGGCAAGACAATACCTGGCGGCTCATGCTACTCCGTCGGGGTCGGCGGTCACATTAGCGGCGGCGGATACGGTTTACTGTCCCGCCTTCAGGGTTTGACCGTCGACTGGGTGACTGGAGTGGATATTTTAATCCCAGACCCAGCCAATAGCGAAAAGATGTTGGTCCCTGTCCACGTCAGCCCAAACTCAAAACTTAAAACACATCGCGAGCTTTTCAAGGCTTGCTGCGGTGCGGGTGGCGGCAATTTTGGCATCATCATTCGATACTACTTCAATGATCTACCCGAGGCCCCACAAAAAGCTTACTGGACAACGCTCTCTTGGGAATGGTCGGACTTCGACAAAATCAGCTTTAGAAAATTCTTGCGCGGCTACTACGCCTGGTTCGCCAAAAACGACTCGAACGCCACCTCCAATATTTTGTCAACAGCAAACGGGGGGCTCTTCACTCTGCTGAAACTTAATCACATCGACTCCAACCCTAAAGTTATTCTGGCCATCCAATACACAGGACGTGATGGCATGGTGGGTGATCATGAGCGAGATGCTCCATTTAACAATTTTCTCTCCGCGATAAACAGCGCAGCGCCAGGCCACGGCAAACTGTATGACGGTTTCGTATTACCAAACATCGCCCCAAGGCCTCATAGCATGGCTGGCAGTACTATAACCAAAGCTTCGCCAGGGCTTCTTATGGACTGGTTTTACATCACCCAGATGATTAATGCATCCGGCAACAACCAAAGAGGCAAATACAAATCCGCCTACCAAGTGGACGATTTTACCGACGTTGAGTGTGATGCGTTTTACGATAACCTCAGCGTTCCCTCTACAGACGGGACCTTCAGTCAATCGCTAGTTCAGATTGACTCTTACGGTGGAAAAATCAATAGCCTTGGTCAAGGGGATACTGCCGTACCGCAGCGCAAATCCTTATTGAAGTCTCAGTATCAAACGTACTGGACCGACCCTGCACAAGATAACGTTCAACTCGCATGGATCAGTAAAATTTACGAAGACGTCTACGCAAGCCAACCTAATAAACGACCTGGCGTCGATGGTCGATATGAAGGTTGCTACATAAACTATCCAGACGTAGACATGTTATTAGTAAACGGCGTACCTAACGACAGTTGGCTTGAGCTTTACTATGGAAACAGGGGATTGGTAGAGGAGTTAATTCTCTTGAAAAACCAGGTAGACCCTAAAAATCTTTTCAGACACCAGATGTCGATTCCGCTGGCACGAGACAGGAAAAGACAATAA
- a CDS encoding DinB family protein: MSRTRHICLMATYNEWMNAQVYEAARSLPDEELSTDRKAFFGSILGTLNHVAAGDAVWLKRFAKHPANYLALEPIRQRPDPKNLDQLLFSNLRELSVHREELDRIIIEWARSITEPDLDHTLNYTSMKGVPADKNFYSLVMHFFNHQTHHRGQVTTLLSQAGIDVGDTDLVVLIPSESHT, from the coding sequence ATGAGCCGCACCCGCCATATCTGCCTGATGGCGACCTATAACGAGTGGATGAACGCACAGGTTTATGAGGCGGCCAGAAGCCTGCCCGATGAAGAGCTCTCAACGGACAGGAAAGCGTTCTTTGGTTCTATTCTCGGGACTCTGAACCACGTAGCAGCCGGAGATGCAGTCTGGCTAAAGCGATTCGCCAAGCACCCCGCGAATTACTTGGCTCTGGAGCCAATTCGACAGCGTCCTGATCCGAAAAACCTCGATCAATTATTATTCTCTAACCTTCGAGAGCTCTCAGTGCACCGGGAAGAGCTCGATCGGATAATCATCGAATGGGCTCGTTCCATTACAGAGCCCGATTTAGACCACACCCTCAATTACACCAGCATGAAAGGCGTACCCGCTGATAAGAACTTTTATAGCCTGGTCATGCATTTTTTCAACCATCAGACCCATCACCGCGGACAAGTTACTACCTTGCTTTCACAAGCGGGTATCGACGTAGGCGATACAGATCTGGTCGTTCTCATTCCATCCGAGTCCCACACCTAG
- a CDS encoding hydrolase: protein MSIRELLNPTNSALILIDHQPQMSFGVQSIDRQTLKNNTVALAKAAKIFNVPTILTSVETESFSGYIWPELLSVFPDQQPIERSSMNAWEDKKLVEAVKATGRKKLIMAALWTEVCLTFPALEALAEGYEVYIVTDASGGTTKEAHDMSVQRMIQAGAVPVTWQQVLLEYQRDWAHKETYDAVMGLVLEHSGAYGMGVDYAYTMVHKAPQRQVK, encoded by the coding sequence ATGTCTATCCGTGAATTGCTCAACCCAACCAACTCCGCTCTGATCCTGATCGACCACCAGCCGCAAATGTCGTTCGGCGTGCAATCGATCGACCGTCAAACCTTGAAGAACAACACCGTTGCGCTGGCCAAAGCCGCGAAGATTTTCAACGTGCCGACCATTTTGACGTCGGTCGAAACCGAAAGCTTCAGCGGCTACATCTGGCCGGAATTGCTCAGTGTGTTTCCGGATCAGCAGCCCATCGAGCGCTCCTCGATGAACGCTTGGGAAGATAAAAAGCTGGTGGAGGCGGTGAAGGCCACCGGTCGCAAGAAGCTGATCATGGCCGCACTGTGGACTGAGGTGTGCTTGACCTTCCCGGCACTGGAAGCGCTGGCCGAAGGCTACGAGGTGTACATCGTCACCGACGCATCGGGTGGGACCACCAAAGAAGCTCACGACATGTCGGTGCAGCGGATGATTCAGGCCGGTGCGGTGCCGGTGACCTGGCAGCAAGTGTTGCTTGAGTACCAGCGTGACTGGGCGCACAAAGAGACTTACGACGCAGTGATGGGCCTGGTACTGGAACACAGTGGTGCTTACGGCATGGGCGTGGATTACGCCTACACCATGGTGCACAAGGCGCCGCAACGTCAGGTCAAGTGA
- a CDS encoding DUF3761 domain-containing protein, whose protein sequence is MFSDTRCRFRWHETGKDNKKHARPRGCHQKSATAKCRDNTYSFSQHRRGARSRQGGVMAWL, encoded by the coding sequence ATCTTTTCAGACACCAGATGTCGATTCCGCTGGCACGAGACAGGAAAAGACAATAAAAAACACGCTCGCCCTAGAGGCTGCCACCAGAAGAGCGCAACCGCCAAGTGTCGCGACAACACCTACAGTTTTAGCCAGCATCGACGCGGTGCGCGCTCACGACAGGGTGGCGTGATGGCGTGGCTTTAG
- a CDS encoding pirin family protein: protein MLTLRKASDRGAANHGWLKSFHTFSFANYRNPREQGFSDLLVINDDRVAAGKGFGQHPHRDMEIFSYVLEGALEHKDTLGTGSVIRTGDVQLMSAGSGVAHSEYNHSATRPVHFLQIWIVPEVSGAKPRYQQEHFSTQKKRGRLQLIISPDGANGSLRVRQDARVYSGLIDGKENATLELAANRYAYVHVARGSVELNGVQLQEGDGVRVRDEQALTLSNGVDAEVLVFDLRPQELPEMP, encoded by the coding sequence ATGTTGACCCTTCGTAAAGCCTCTGATCGCGGCGCGGCCAATCATGGTTGGTTGAAGTCGTTCCATACCTTTTCCTTCGCCAACTACCGCAATCCGCGGGAGCAGGGTTTTTCTGACCTGCTGGTGATCAACGACGACCGGGTCGCAGCCGGCAAAGGTTTCGGCCAGCACCCTCATCGGGACATGGAGATTTTCTCCTATGTGCTCGAAGGCGCCTTGGAACACAAGGACACCCTGGGCACCGGTTCGGTGATCCGCACCGGTGACGTGCAACTGATGAGCGCCGGCAGCGGAGTGGCACACAGTGAATACAACCACTCGGCGACCCGGCCGGTGCACTTCCTGCAAATCTGGATCGTGCCGGAGGTCAGCGGCGCCAAACCGCGCTATCAGCAAGAGCACTTCAGTACGCAAAAGAAACGCGGTCGCTTGCAACTGATCATCTCCCCCGATGGGGCCAACGGTTCGCTGCGGGTGCGTCAGGATGCCCGGGTTTACTCCGGCCTGATCGACGGCAAGGAAAACGCTACCCTGGAGCTGGCTGCCAATCGCTACGCCTATGTGCATGTGGCCCGGGGCAGTGTCGAGCTAAACGGTGTGCAGTTGCAGGAAGGCGACGGCGTGCGGGTCCGGGATGAGCAGGCGCTGACCTTGAGCAACGGCGTGGATGCCGAGGTGCTGGTGTTCGATTTGCGGCCTCAGGAACTGCCTGAAATGCCATGA
- a CDS encoding FAD binding domain-containing protein, producing the protein MSLANAPKALVIGGSLGGLFAATALRAIGWQVEVYERSPAAMDSRGGGIVLQPDVLQHLRFSGIKPAKALGVRSHDRLYLDRLGAVLSQQPMPQTQTSWNTLYNTLLAGFPAESYHRGMKLVSFAQHNGRVTARFEDGSSAEGDLLIGADGAGSTVRSLLLPGMGPSYSGYVVWRGLVEEPRLPEFAKAQIYEDFVFQHDPESMMLEYMVPGIDGSVTPGERRFNWLWYLKAEQGPQLDKVLTDRDGHRRSHSIPPGALAVEQEAWIRAKGEALANPAFRELIRQTDDIFVQAILDFSVPRMVFDRVLLTGDAAFVPRPHTAGSTAKAASNALALAQALDGKTDLDAALHAWQHQQLDEGGRMGEWGVRMGNRIMGIAQ; encoded by the coding sequence ATGAGCCTTGCAAACGCACCCAAGGCCCTGGTGATCGGCGGCTCCCTCGGCGGCTTGTTTGCCGCCACGGCACTGCGGGCCATTGGTTGGCAGGTCGAGGTGTACGAGCGCTCCCCTGCGGCGATGGATAGCCGCGGCGGTGGCATTGTGTTGCAACCGGATGTCCTCCAACACCTGCGCTTTAGCGGAATAAAACCGGCCAAGGCATTAGGTGTGCGCTCCCATGACCGGCTCTACCTCGATCGCCTGGGCGCGGTGCTCAGTCAACAACCGATGCCGCAGACCCAGACCTCCTGGAACACCCTCTACAACACGCTGCTCGCCGGGTTTCCGGCCGAGTCCTACCACCGTGGCATGAAGCTGGTCAGTTTCGCCCAGCACAACGGCCGGGTAACCGCTCGGTTTGAAGATGGCAGCAGCGCCGAGGGCGATTTGCTGATCGGTGCCGACGGGGCTGGTTCGACCGTGCGCAGCCTGTTGTTGCCGGGCATGGGGCCGTCGTATTCGGGCTATGTGGTCTGGCGCGGGTTGGTCGAGGAACCGCGCCTTCCCGAGTTCGCCAAGGCGCAGATCTACGAGGACTTCGTGTTTCAGCATGACCCCGAGTCGATGATGCTGGAGTACATGGTGCCGGGAATCGATGGATCGGTAACTCCTGGTGAGCGTCGCTTCAACTGGCTCTGGTACCTGAAAGCGGAGCAAGGGCCGCAACTGGACAAGGTGCTGACTGACCGCGACGGTCATCGACGCAGCCACTCCATTCCTCCGGGTGCACTGGCGGTAGAACAAGAGGCGTGGATTCGCGCCAAGGGCGAAGCGTTGGCCAATCCGGCCTTTCGCGAGCTGATTCGTCAGACCGACGATATTTTCGTCCAGGCGATCCTCGATTTCAGCGTGCCGCGCATGGTGTTCGACCGCGTGCTACTGACGGGTGACGCCGCTTTCGTACCGCGCCCGCACACTGCCGGCAGCACGGCCAAGGCAGCGTCCAATGCTCTGGCGCTGGCCCAGGCCCTCGATGGAAAAACCGACCTGGATGCTGCGCTGCATGCTTGGCAGCACCAACAGCTTGACGAAGGCGGGCGCATGGGCGAGTGGGGCGTGCGGATGGGTAACCGGATTATGGGCATAGCCCAATAA
- a CDS encoding ATP-binding protein: MNSLSDLNSDAVLRFGPYVFHLQQRLILDGDRPLRMGGRALDILRVLVERAGNVVSKGELIARVWPTSVVEEINLRVHIAALRRALGDGRSGQRYIVNIPLRGYCFIAPVQRELDGALVSIETVQKHQHNLPVRLTPVTGRDSVVGSLVRQLPVRRFMTLVGPAGIGKTTVALRVAELLLQHYRDGVWVIDFAAIEEPAQVVDHLIHTLELDIGVDALAPRHALLVLDNCEHLLERCRTMVEALLVSAPRLSILATSREPLQALGETVQRLPALSVPPASSLHSVAEVMGYSAVQLFVSRVRARQQGFALREQDLKAVREICRRLDGLPLAIELAAAQIDALALVGLQAQLDNCFQLLTQGRRTAAPRHQTLKSALDWSYQRLSPLEQTVLQGLAVFKMAFTLDAAIGVISCEVLRPTRLVEVMERLARKSLLSVEQGNGMTRYRFLNTTRTYALEKLERSGLLRVFEMRYARYISRARWGSGGKVSLQIVEQLMDVG; the protein is encoded by the coding sequence ATGAACAGCCTCAGCGATTTAAACAGCGATGCGGTGCTGCGGTTTGGCCCGTACGTGTTCCACTTGCAGCAACGGCTGATCTTGGACGGTGATCGGCCGTTGCGCATGGGTGGGCGAGCCCTGGATATCCTCCGGGTGCTGGTCGAGCGCGCCGGCAACGTGGTCAGCAAGGGCGAATTGATCGCTCGCGTCTGGCCGACCTCGGTAGTCGAGGAAATCAACCTGCGTGTTCATATAGCGGCCCTGCGTCGGGCCCTCGGCGACGGCCGGAGCGGGCAACGCTACATCGTCAACATTCCGCTGCGTGGTTATTGTTTCATCGCCCCGGTGCAGCGCGAGTTGGACGGTGCGCTTGTCTCGATCGAGACCGTTCAGAAGCACCAGCACAACCTGCCTGTACGGCTCACGCCGGTCACCGGTCGAGACTCGGTGGTCGGCAGTCTGGTCCGGCAGTTGCCGGTTCGCCGGTTCATGACGCTGGTCGGTCCGGCGGGGATCGGCAAGACCACGGTCGCGTTGCGCGTGGCCGAATTGCTGTTGCAGCACTATCGCGACGGTGTCTGGGTCATTGACTTTGCGGCAATCGAAGAACCGGCGCAGGTCGTTGATCATCTGATTCACACCCTTGAACTGGACATTGGTGTGGATGCGTTGGCACCACGGCATGCCTTGCTGGTGCTCGACAATTGCGAGCATCTGCTCGAACGCTGTCGAACAATGGTGGAGGCGCTGTTGGTGTCGGCGCCACGGCTGTCTATCCTGGCCACCAGCCGTGAACCGCTGCAGGCGTTGGGGGAAACAGTGCAGCGTTTACCGGCCCTTTCGGTGCCTCCGGCTTCGTCGTTGCACAGTGTGGCCGAGGTCATGGGCTATTCGGCGGTACAGCTGTTTGTCAGCCGCGTTCGAGCCCGCCAGCAAGGGTTTGCCCTGCGTGAGCAGGACCTCAAAGCCGTGCGCGAAATCTGCCGTCGGCTCGATGGTTTGCCGTTGGCCATCGAACTGGCGGCGGCGCAGATCGATGCGCTGGCGCTGGTGGGGCTGCAAGCCCAGTTGGACAACTGCTTTCAACTGCTGACCCAGGGGCGGCGCACCGCCGCTCCACGGCATCAGACCCTGAAATCCGCGTTGGACTGGAGCTATCAGCGGCTGAGCCCGCTGGAGCAAACCGTGTTGCAGGGGCTGGCGGTGTTCAAAATGGCCTTTACTCTGGACGCGGCCATCGGCGTCATCAGCTGTGAGGTGCTGCGGCCCACCCGTCTGGTGGAGGTGATGGAGCGACTGGCGCGCAAATCGCTGCTGTCGGTTGAGCAGGGCAATGGCATGACACGTTACCGCTTTCTCAATACCACCCGCACCTACGCGCTGGAGAAGCTTGAACGCAGTGGGCTGCTGCGGGTGTTTGAAATGCGTTATGCCCGCTACATCAGCAGGGCCCGCTGGGGTTCAGGCGGGAAGGTGTCGCTGCAGATCGTCGAGCAATTGATGGACGTTGGTTAG
- a CDS encoding GlxA family transcriptional regulator, whose protein sequence is MKTVAMVLFPDFLLLDMAGPIEVFSIANRYLEPGEHYQLLMLGTEHGALRASNGVSVQADLHIDQARDGYDLLLVPGGPGAYNEKHPSLLAWLQGAVGRSTCYGSICTGAFVLGHAGLLDGYRVTTHWHYTERLIKGFPLATVETDQIYVQDRNLMTSGGVTAGIDLALAVVAQDHGKKVAQDVAKVLLVVMKRQGGQAQFSPLMAAVAPHETPVTRVQKRVLEHLDEAFSVERMASLANMSARHFARMFTREVNMTPMEFLQSARIDCARNLLETSDLPLKTVAYKSGFGSVRHMRFLFSEKLGLTPSQYREQFS, encoded by the coding sequence ATGAAAACCGTGGCAATGGTGCTGTTTCCAGACTTTCTTCTGCTCGACATGGCGGGGCCTATTGAGGTGTTTTCAATCGCCAATCGTTATCTGGAACCGGGCGAGCACTATCAACTGTTGATGCTTGGTACTGAGCACGGCGCGCTGCGTGCTTCCAATGGCGTCAGCGTGCAGGCCGATCTGCATATCGATCAGGCGCGTGACGGTTATGACCTGCTGTTGGTGCCGGGTGGCCCGGGGGCGTACAACGAAAAACATCCGTCGCTGCTTGCCTGGCTTCAGGGTGCCGTCGGCCGGTCGACCTGTTATGGCTCGATCTGCACGGGCGCTTTCGTGCTGGGGCATGCCGGTTTGCTGGACGGTTATCGTGTGACGACCCACTGGCATTACACGGAGCGGTTGATCAAGGGCTTCCCCTTGGCAACGGTCGAGACCGACCAGATTTACGTTCAGGACCGCAACCTGATGACCTCCGGCGGTGTCACCGCGGGCATCGACCTGGCACTGGCGGTGGTCGCTCAGGATCACGGCAAGAAAGTCGCCCAGGACGTGGCCAAGGTGTTGCTGGTGGTCATGAAGCGCCAGGGCGGACAGGCGCAGTTCAGTCCGCTGATGGCTGCGGTGGCGCCCCATGAAACCCCGGTCACCCGGGTGCAGAAGCGGGTGCTCGAACACCTTGATGAAGCCTTCAGCGTCGAACGCATGGCCAGCCTGGCGAACATGAGTGCGCGGCACTTCGCCCGAATGTTCACTCGTGAGGTGAACATGACGCCCATGGAGTTTTTGCAAAGCGCGCGGATCGACTGCGCCAGGAATCTGCTGGAAACCAGCGACTTGCCGCTCAAGACCGTGGCCTACAAAAGTGGTTTCGGCAGCGTGCGGCACATGCGTTTTCTGTTCAGTGAAAAGCTCGGCCTGACCCCCTCCCAGTACCGCGAACAGTTCAGCTAG